The Theileria orientalis strain Shintoku DNA, chromosome 3, complete genome genome window below encodes:
- a CDS encoding uncharacterized protein (thioesterase superfamily domain containing protein), producing MVKLPDWCHQYFKFRSYSELDLFSLSKHTQGKFGHLFNDLLMADPSFKKRMFVNTSTELLNNGAAPEDEEYTKMPREEILKMLSKDECRKGKVHLMTVVDVGNNACGHAGIWHGGVISAIFDNLFGLMGNIVLPLAATKSLTVNFKAPVTVGSTVIALTEHDPEATPTTDRFTVTGSMYDQSGKLVATGSSELVDVSKRWSK from the coding sequence atggttaaaTTACCCGATTGGTGCCACCAATACTTCAAATTCCGTTCTTACTCGGAACTGGACTTGTTCAGTTTGTCTAAGCACACGCAGGGCAAGTTCGGCCACCTTTTCAACGATCTTTTGATGGCTGACCCTTCTTTCAAGAAGAGAATGTTCGTAAACACCTCCACTGAGTTACTGAACAACGGTGCGGCTCCCGAGGACGAGGAATACACGAAGATGCCGCGAGAGGAGATTCTGAAGATGTTGTCGAAGGACGAGTGCAGAAAGGGAAAGGTGCACCTGATGACCGTCGTAGATGTCGGAAACAACGCCTGCGGACACGCGGGAATATGGCACGGGGGCGTGATAAGTGCAATATTTGACAACCTGTTCGGCCTTATGGGCAACATAGTGCTGCCGCTGGCAGCTACTAAGTCTCTGACTGTAAACTTTAAGGCTCCAGTTACTGTGGGATCCACAGTGATAGCTTTGACGGAGCACGACCCAGAGGCTACTCCGACAACTGACAGATTCACCGTAACTGGCTCGATGTACGACCAGTCTGGAAAACTGGTGGCCACCGGTTCATCTGAGTTGGTTGACGTGTCCAAGAGGTGGTCCAAATAA
- a CDS encoding CCR4-NOT transcription complex subunit 3, whose translation MTRKKFQDKIKQTTGTKRLTHSILTVRKITMYFAGMVRMKGLLQSGSIKCAIEPRMTYHPMNQWNSPFYYPQNPLPQYGTPAFYLRLSEDTLFFIFYYFPNTFQQQMAGRELMRLSWRYHKKHATWFKRHEEPVKVTETFEKGTYIYFDPEEWKKSVKSDFTFFYNQLLV comes from the exons ATGACTAGAAAAAAGTTTCAGGATAAGATTAAACAGACTACAGGTACTAAACGTTTAACTCATTCGAT TTTAACTGTAAGGAAAATCACAATGTATTTTGCAGGGATGGTTAGAATGAAGGGTTTGCTGCAGTCTGGTTCGATAAAGTGTGCAATTGAACCCAGAATGACGTATCATCCGATGAATCAGTGGAATTCACCCTTCTATTATCCTCAGAATCCACTTCCACAGTATGGCACACCAGCATTCTACCTCAGGCTTTCAGAGGACACCCtgttctttattttttactattttccA AATACTTTTCAACAACAAATGGCTGGTCGTGAGCTCATGAGATTGTCATGGAGGTATCATAAGAAGCACGCGACTTGGTTTAAGAGGCACGAGGAGCCAGTGAAGGTAACAGAAACCTTTGAAAAGGGAACGTATATCTACTTCGACCCTGAAG AGTGGAAGAAGTCCGTTAAGTCGGATTTTACATTCTTTTACAATCAGCTATTGGTGTAA